In a genomic window of Croceibacterium sp. TMG7-5b_MA50:
- a CDS encoding molybdenum cofactor biosynthesis protein MoaE: protein MTADVRLLDAPFAPGEAIDSFAATHAEAGGIASFVGQVRAEQDVLALELTHYAPLTLPGMEALAHQVQARWQLAGLLIWHRTGTMRPGEPIVLVAAAARHRRDAFQAADFAMDHLKSDAWFWKREQRADGWHWIEPREQDHADLARWRDRDGEGAGA from the coding sequence GTGACGGCCGACGTCCGCCTGCTGGATGCGCCGTTCGCGCCGGGCGAGGCGATCGACAGCTTCGCCGCCACTCATGCGGAGGCGGGCGGCATCGCCAGCTTCGTGGGGCAGGTCCGGGCCGAGCAGGATGTGCTCGCGCTGGAGCTCACGCATTACGCGCCATTGACGCTGCCGGGCATGGAGGCGCTGGCGCACCAGGTTCAGGCGCGCTGGCAATTGGCGGGCCTGCTCATCTGGCACCGCACCGGTACCATGCGCCCGGGCGAGCCAATCGTGCTGGTCGCCGCAGCCGCCCGCCACCGGCGTGATGCGTTTCAGGCGGCCGACTTCGCGATGGATCACCTGAAGTCCGATGCCTGGTTCTGGAAACGGGAGCAGCGCGCCGACGGCTGGCACTGGATCGAGCCGCGCGAGCAGGATCATGCCGATCTTGCCCGTTGGCGGGACCGGGATGGCGAGGGCGCCGGGGCCTAG
- the rpmA gene encoding 50S ribosomal protein L27 — translation MAHKKAGGSSRNGRDSEGRRLGVKKFGGQEVIGGNIIVRQRGTKFYPGANVGMGKDHTLFATAEGRVRFHQGKLGRSYVSVDMMAEAAE, via the coding sequence ATGGCACACAAGAAAGCAGGCGGCTCGTCGCGCAACGGTCGCGACTCGGAAGGCCGGCGCCTCGGCGTGAAGAAGTTCGGCGGTCAGGAAGTGATCGGCGGCAACATTATCGTGCGCCAGCGGGGGACGAAGTTCTACCCGGGCGCCAATGTCGGCATGGGCAAGGATCACACCCTGTTTGCCACCGCGGAAGGCCGCGTGCGCTTCCACCAGGGCAAGCTGGGCCGTTCCTACGTGTCCGTGGACATGATGGCCGAGGCTGCCGAATAA
- a CDS encoding GNAT family N-acetyltransferase, translated as MFIRTERLFLRPAWEEDAPALTRAIAHEQVARMLARVPWPYEEADALAWIGAPRDPYLPSLLVTLPDLGGQIIGGCGLHCFGNDRPAEVGYWITPTLQGRGFAREALGGLLELARGLGHRRLGGRHMADNPASGHVLLAAGFRPTGQTYVLASLARGGPVATVEYLADLTAEEPQPVPPACWTTPAPYVAGINAAA; from the coding sequence ATGTTCATCCGCACCGAACGGCTGTTCCTGCGGCCTGCCTGGGAAGAGGATGCGCCCGCGCTAACGCGCGCGATCGCGCACGAGCAGGTGGCGCGGATGCTTGCCCGCGTGCCCTGGCCTTACGAGGAGGCCGACGCGCTCGCCTGGATCGGCGCACCGCGCGATCCGTACCTGCCCAGCCTGCTGGTGACCCTGCCGGACCTGGGCGGGCAGATCATCGGCGGCTGCGGGCTGCATTGCTTCGGCAATGATCGCCCGGCGGAGGTCGGCTACTGGATCACGCCCACGCTGCAGGGGCGCGGCTTCGCGCGGGAGGCGCTGGGCGGTCTGCTGGAGCTCGCCCGTGGCTTGGGTCACCGCCGGCTGGGTGGGCGGCACATGGCCGACAACCCGGCATCGGGCCACGTGCTGCTCGCGGCCGGCTTTCGGCCCACCGGGCAGACTTATGTCCTCGCCAGTCTTGCGCGGGGCGGGCCGGTGGCCACGGTCGAATATCTGGCGGACCTGACGGCGGAAGAACCGCAACCAGTTCCGCCGGCCTGCTGGACCACCCCGGCGCCTTATGTCGCCGGGATCAACGCCGCCGCCTGA
- the rplU gene encoding 50S ribosomal protein L21, with protein MFAVVRTGGKQYRVAAGDKIAVEKLAGDAGETITLGDVLLAGEGGDLADVAGVTVSAEIIAQAKSEKVVVFKKRRRHNYRRKNGHRQQLTLLRIVSVGKA; from the coding sequence ATGTTCGCAGTAGTGCGCACCGGCGGCAAGCAGTACCGCGTCGCCGCAGGAGACAAGATCGCGGTCGAGAAGCTGGCGGGCGACGCTGGCGAGACGATCACGCTGGGCGATGTGCTGCTGGCTGGCGAAGGCGGCGATCTGGCCGACGTGGCGGGCGTGACCGTCAGCGCGGAGATCATCGCGCAGGCCAAGAGCGAGAAGGTGGTCGTGTTCAAGAAGCGCCGCCGTCACAATTACCGCCGCAAGAACGGTCATCGCCAGCAGCTGACCCTGCTGCGCATCGTTTCGGTCGGCAAGGCCTGA